The following DNA comes from Picosynechococcus sp. PCC 7003.
AATTAATTCAGCAGGTGTGCCAGTGGAGCGAGGCGGCAGGGGTGAATGGATCGGGCATTTTAAGTACCAGTGCCAAGGTTTATGCCCTGGGGAATTCGGCGGGATTGCGGGCAGGCGATCGCCAAACCCAAGCAGAATTTAGCTACACGGCCAAAATTGGTAATGGCTCCAGTTGGCAGAGTCGGACAGCCTGGGGGATTGACGAGTTGCCCATCAAGCAAATGGTACTGACGGCCATGGAGCGGGCAAAACTATCGCAAAATCCCCGCAGGGTTGAACCAGATACTTACCCAGTGATCCTGGGAGCCGGAGCAGTGGCCAACCTAATTCCCCGCCTGGTATGGTACATGTCGGCCCGAGCCGCCGCAGAAGGACGCAGTTATTTTGCCAAGCATCCCCTCGGCGAACAACTGTTTAATCCGTTGGTGAATTTGTACCGCGATCCTGCTCATCCCCTATTACAGACCGGGGCCTTTGATAATCAGGGTTTGCCTTGTAATCAATTGGCGATCACCACTGAGGGGATTCCCAGAACCTTGAGCTATGATCGCTACTGGGCACGACAAACTGGGCACGAACCCACCGGGAGTCTTTTTCCCTTGGTGATGGCGGGCAGTGACCAGACCCTCGCTGATTTAATCGCCCAAACGGAACGGGGCATTTTTATCAATCGCGCTTGGTATGTGCAGGCGGTAAATCCCCAAACCCTCGAATTTACAGGCATGACCCGCGACGGCACTTTCTGGATTGAAAACGGAAAACTCGCTTATCCGATCTACAATCTGCGTTTCAATCAATCTTTACCCGATTTACTCCGGGATGTGGAGGCGATCGCCACCCCAGAACGCCATGGCAGTACGGTCGTTCCCGCCCTCAAGGTGAAAAATTTTCACTTCAGCAGCATTACAGACAGTATTTAGATGCTTTCAAGCATTTTTTAGATGGGCAGAGGGGGACTTG
Coding sequences within:
- a CDS encoding TldD/PmbA family protein, which codes for MVATASQLISQAQAFDWIEKIIGAAESDGVVVAIAERESTLGRFGENQIRQNLQKNQFEITITSSFGSRSASVTTVEQDWEQIQVALRRSEDLARLAPEDPEWVPLLAKQVYEERAAKFDAATLQRSPLQRGELIQQVCQWSEAAGVNGSGILSTSAKVYALGNSAGLRAGDRQTQAEFSYTAKIGNGSSWQSRTAWGIDELPIKQMVLTAMERAKLSQNPRRVEPDTYPVILGAGAVANLIPRLVWYMSARAAAEGRSYFAKHPLGEQLFNPLVNLYRDPAHPLLQTGAFDNQGLPCNQLAITTEGIPRTLSYDRYWARQTGHEPTGSLFPLVMAGSDQTLADLIAQTERGIFINRAWYVQAVNPQTLEFTGMTRDGTFWIENGKLAYPIYNLRFNQSLPDLLRDVEAIATPERHGSTVVPALKVKNFHFSSITDSI